In one window of Candidatus Sulfuricurvum sp. RIFRC-1 DNA:
- a CDS encoding 4Fe-4S binding protein: protein MGNINFVQKSNLFSYTATRCLRNEYYHNDCTICIDLCPKGAFHIVRNKLTLFENECVECAGCIGSCPSEALEIESFDPNGYAASYQHIEEAPTLSCKVTTPCLGVFDVEHFTVMALRGERNVTCDMSHCSGCVLNENGKLETSIREKITVTNQFLETIQKPHRIETIDEKEEQADRRALFRKGFEKVKESLVEESVAHVSMTTAHHKLPDQKMPLKRILLKNSLKEIVVGLEQTEFKESSPLFFNKQINFETCTNCGDCTQFCPTDALFPTSDKQGIYFSQGKCIGCGICEDICKPKAISAKEGFDLVSVAYERSEQLVRYEMVTCHECRCPYPYKGGDPICDRCSSFMVNHANMFTLARDM, encoded by the coding sequence ATGGGTAACATTAATTTTGTTCAAAAAAGCAACCTTTTTAGCTATACGGCAACCCGTTGTTTACGAAATGAGTATTATCACAACGATTGTACAATCTGTATCGATCTTTGTCCTAAAGGGGCTTTTCATATCGTCCGTAACAAGCTGACACTTTTTGAAAATGAGTGTGTCGAATGTGCAGGGTGTATCGGAAGCTGTCCAAGCGAGGCGCTGGAGATCGAGAGTTTCGATCCGAACGGCTACGCTGCATCGTACCAGCATATCGAAGAGGCACCGACGCTATCGTGTAAAGTTACGACACCGTGTTTGGGTGTTTTTGATGTTGAGCATTTTACGGTTATGGCATTGCGAGGTGAGCGAAACGTAACGTGTGATATGAGCCACTGTAGCGGATGTGTTCTTAATGAAAACGGAAAGTTGGAAACATCAATTCGTGAGAAGATCACGGTGACAAACCAGTTTTTAGAGACGATTCAAAAGCCTCATCGTATTGAAACCATTGATGAAAAAGAGGAGCAAGCAGATCGTCGTGCCCTTTTTAGAAAAGGGTTTGAAAAAGTAAAAGAGTCTTTGGTTGAGGAGTCAGTTGCTCATGTTTCGATGACAACAGCCCATCATAAGCTCCCTGATCAGAAGATGCCGCTCAAACGCATTTTGCTTAAAAACTCTCTCAAAGAGATTGTTGTGGGGCTAGAGCAAACAGAGTTTAAAGAGAGCAGTCCGCTGTTTTTTAATAAACAAATTAATTTTGAAACCTGTACCAACTGCGGAGACTGCACCCAGTTTTGTCCTACCGATGCACTTTTTCCAACCAGTGATAAACAGGGGATTTATTTTTCTCAGGGCAAATGCATCGGATGCGGTATTTGTGAGGATATCTGTAAACCCAAAGCGATTAGTGCCAAAGAGGGCTTTGATTTGGTGAGTGTGGCGTATGAGCGCTCAGAACAGCTGGTTCGTTATGAGATGGTAACGTGTCATGAGTGCCGCTGTCCTTACCCCTACAAAGGGGGCGATCCGATCTGTGATCGTTGTAGCAGTTTTATGGTCAATCACGCCAATATGTTTACGTTAGCGCGGGATATGTAA
- a CDS encoding molecular chaperone TorD family protein — translation MNNEYRLYIYAFLSRVMSDTPDRRFIHDLKNNASLLEIIGEETERWISSSEIEEIYDQLNTDYTSMYILNTQPVESFVLDAKNETLVGLQNPVMGFYFTHGFEVNMDQTQIMAPDHLGIEFAFMQTLVYRNEEKSQFEFLDQHIFPWVVPYMMGMKSMADTPFYRDMCDFIIEFLSADYEYLSQGSQNG, via the coding sequence ATGAATAACGAATACCGACTTTATATTTATGCTTTTTTGTCTCGCGTCATGAGCGATACCCCTGACCGTCGTTTTATCCATGATCTCAAAAATAATGCATCACTCTTAGAGATTATAGGTGAAGAGACAGAGAGATGGATTAGCTCTTCAGAGATAGAAGAGATATACGATCAACTCAATACGGATTACACCTCAATGTATATCCTTAATACCCAGCCGGTAGAGTCGTTTGTCCTCGATGCGAAGAATGAGACGCTAGTAGGGCTTCAAAATCCTGTTATGGGATTTTATTTTACCCATGGATTTGAAGTCAACATGGATCAAACGCAGATTATGGCACCGGATCATTTGGGAATCGAGTTTGCCTTTATGCAAACACTGGTTTATCGAAATGAAGAAAAGTCGCAATTTGAATTTTTAGATCAGCATATATTTCCATGGGTAGTTCCGTATATGATGGGGATGAAGAGTATGGCGGATACGCCGTTTTATCGGGATATGTGTGATTTTATCATCGAATTTTTAAGTGCTGACTATGAGTATTTGTCTCAAGGATCACAGAATGGGTAA
- a CDS encoding ethylbenzene dehydrogenase-related protein — protein MKKLLTTILSLGLAASAALAADPAITALKVSEPLDTIKADSAVWSKAKFETVMLYPQTAIYMNDKKANSLPENVNPKAKKAQVAALYDGKNIALLVKWADGTKDVQSNVSTTSYSDGFAVQFAGVTKVPQVLPYIGMGSTGRPVVVHLQKAMEKVYEPNGNKDVAHQINRQQTGVFGQELAEFDAKVAALANHDYEKVFVGEGYRSLTEIKDGSVKSSSAMTYAANGWSGTLSRPLKDEYVNLNGTVPVSIAVWDGTKMGRNGIKNLSPWIAINLEGQKSNAAMLAELSTDSKGNVAKGKEAAAANGCNGCHQIETVDPTSFLAPSLKYVGGYSSVAYLRESIVKPSAVVVPGYNRNAHANTPWYNIEKGKRVSTMTDYGFLDKDTVENIVAYLKSLKAEVE, from the coding sequence ATGAAAAAGCTTCTTACAACTATTCTTTCATTGGGTCTTGCCGCTTCTGCGGCACTCGCGGCTGATCCCGCGATTACAGCACTAAAAGTATCTGAACCTTTGGATACGATTAAAGCTGATTCGGCTGTATGGTCAAAAGCAAAGTTTGAAACCGTAATGCTTTATCCGCAAACCGCAATCTATATGAACGATAAAAAAGCCAATTCGCTTCCTGAAAATGTAAATCCAAAAGCAAAAAAAGCACAGGTTGCTGCCCTTTATGATGGCAAAAACATTGCCTTGCTTGTTAAATGGGCTGACGGTACGAAAGATGTGCAATCGAATGTCTCGACAACCTCTTACAGTGACGGTTTTGCCGTTCAATTTGCTGGGGTAACGAAAGTACCACAAGTACTTCCATACATCGGTATGGGTTCAACCGGCCGTCCGGTAGTCGTACACCTCCAAAAAGCAATGGAGAAAGTGTACGAGCCAAACGGTAATAAAGACGTTGCTCATCAGATCAATCGCCAGCAAACGGGAGTATTTGGTCAAGAACTGGCTGAATTCGACGCGAAAGTGGCAGCTTTGGCAAATCACGACTATGAGAAAGTTTTTGTCGGTGAAGGGTACCGTTCTTTGACAGAAATTAAAGACGGATCTGTCAAATCAAGCTCAGCTATGACGTATGCAGCGAACGGCTGGAGTGGAACACTGAGCCGTCCTCTTAAAGACGAATATGTAAACTTGAACGGTACCGTTCCTGTATCGATCGCCGTATGGGACGGTACAAAAATGGGACGTAACGGTATCAAAAACTTAAGCCCATGGATTGCTATTAATCTTGAGGGGCAAAAATCGAATGCAGCAATGCTCGCCGAATTGTCAACTGATTCAAAAGGTAATGTGGCAAAAGGTAAAGAAGCGGCTGCCGCAAACGGATGTAACGGATGTCACCAAATCGAGACGGTTGATCCGACGTCATTTTTGGCACCGTCACTGAAATATGTCGGGGGTTACTCTTCAGTTGCCTATTTACGTGAGTCAATCGTAAAACCCTCAGCCGTTGTCGTGCCGGGGTATAACCGCAATGCACATGCCAATACCCCTTGGTACAATATCGAAAAAGGGAAACGTGTTTCTACGATGACCGATTATGGTTTCTTGGACAAAGATACGGTTGAGAATATCGTAGCGTATCTCAAATCTCTCAAAGCGGAGGTAGAATAA
- a CDS encoding 4Fe-4S dicluster domain-containing protein, protein MSKRQLAMVMDLNKCIGCQTCTVACKTQWTNRNGREYMYWNNVETYPGTGYPKNWMELGGGFDAAGDLQPGVIPNLEADYGVPWDYNYESLMGGQSDSNHFHPHVSPTWGPNWDEDEGAGAFPQDNYFFYLPRICNHCTNPGCLSACPRDAIFKREEDGVVLVDLDRCQGYRYCIAGCPYKKIYFNPKISKSEKCILCFPRIEQGLPPACAQQCVGRIRFVGFLDDEESQVHKLVHKYKVALGLRSDYGTQPNVYYIPPTESPAKFDAEGKIIEGSTRLPIGELEKLFGPEVHAAIKTLKAEMKKRKETGVSELMDLLIAYQHSDMFRLDNNYYQQVAKENKRNPLAPVDTRYIAGKFTKAGGHH, encoded by the coding sequence ATGTCTAAAAGACAATTAGCAATGGTAATGGACCTGAACAAATGTATCGGGTGCCAAACATGTACCGTAGCATGTAAAACGCAATGGACGAACCGTAACGGTCGTGAATATATGTATTGGAATAACGTTGAGACCTATCCAGGTACCGGTTATCCAAAAAACTGGATGGAACTTGGCGGCGGATTTGACGCTGCAGGTGACCTTCAGCCGGGTGTAATCCCTAACCTCGAAGCCGATTACGGGGTACCTTGGGATTACAACTACGAATCATTGATGGGCGGACAAAGCGACAGCAACCATTTTCATCCGCACGTTTCTCCAACATGGGGACCGAACTGGGATGAGGACGAAGGTGCGGGTGCATTCCCGCAAGACAACTATTTCTTCTATTTGCCGCGTATTTGTAACCATTGTACAAATCCGGGCTGTTTGAGTGCGTGTCCTCGTGATGCGATTTTCAAACGTGAAGAAGACGGGGTTGTATTGGTTGACTTGGATCGTTGTCAAGGTTACCGCTACTGTATCGCGGGATGTCCATACAAAAAGATCTATTTCAATCCGAAAATCTCTAAATCAGAGAAATGTATCCTTTGTTTCCCACGTATTGAGCAGGGCTTGCCACCGGCATGTGCGCAACAATGTGTCGGACGTATCCGTTTTGTCGGATTCTTGGATGATGAAGAATCGCAAGTCCACAAATTGGTACACAAATACAAAGTAGCGTTGGGTCTTCGTTCAGACTACGGTACGCAACCAAACGTATACTATATCCCTCCGACCGAATCTCCGGCGAAATTTGACGCTGAGGGTAAAATCATCGAGGGCTCAACCCGTCTTCCGATTGGCGAACTTGAAAAATTGTTCGGACCGGAAGTTCATGCTGCGATTAAAACACTTAAAGCGGAGATGAAAAAGCGTAAAGAGACCGGTGTAAGTGAGCTTATGGATCTATTGATCGCATACCAACACTCCGATATGTTCCGTTTGGACAACAACTACTACCAACAAGTAGCGAAAGAGAATAAACGTAACCCATTGGCTCCGGTCGATACACGTTACATCGCCGGTAAGTTTACAAAAGCTGGAGGACACCACTAA